In Nocardia sp. XZ_19_385, the sequence CGCGCTGCTGTGAGCGGATCCGCTGACAGCAGCGCGGCGCGCTTTTCGAGGTATCGCTGGGGCACGGTGGATTCATGGCACAAGACGACAAGACGCCGAGTTTCAACTGGCGCGTACGAGAACAGCTCTTCGGCCGCCGGATTCTGGTGCTCGATGGTCCGCTCGACGACGATAACGGGGCGCTGCTCATGACGCAGCTGCTGACGCTCGCCGCCGAGGATCCGGAGGCCGGGATCTCGCTGTGGATCCACTCCCCCGGTGGTTCGGTTCCGGCGATGCTCGCCATTCGCGATGTCATGCGGCTGGTGCCGTGCGAGGTGTCGACGCTGGCGCTCGGGTTGGCGTGCAGCGCTGGACAATTCCTGCTCTCGGCCGGAACTCCGGGGCGGCGGTTCGCCTTGCCGCACGCGCGGATCCTCATGCATCAGGGATCGGCCGGAATCGGCGGCAGCGCGGTAGAGGTCGAGGTGCAGGCCGGCGATCTGCGGCACACCGTGCAGACCGTGCTCGGCCTCATCTCCGAGGACACCGGGCAGCCCTACGACCAGATCTTCGACGACTCCCTGCACGACCGCTGGTTCACCGCGACCCAAGCCCGGGAGTACGGGTTCATCGACGGAATCGTCGACTCGTTCTGGCAGGTCGTCCCGCAGCGGCAGAAGGTGGGAATCGCATGAGCGAGCATCGCGAGCGAATCATGTGCCAGCGCGCGCTGCGCATGACGGAACCGAGCGCCAGCGAGGTGGAGTCATGAGCAGCTACACGATCCCGAATGTCATCGCGCAACATCCGCGCGGCGAGCGAATCATGGATGTGTACTCACATCTCCTCACCGAGCGCATCGTCTACCTCGGCACCCCTATCGATTCGGGCGTAGCCAACGCCCTCATCGCCCAGCTGCTGCACCTCGACGCCGAGAGCCCCGGCCAGGACATCAACCTCTACATCAATTGCGAGGGCGGCGATTTGACCGCCATGCTCGCGCTCTACGACACCATGCAACACATCCACTCCCCCGTGGTCACCACCTGCGTCGGCCAAGCCATCGCCGTCGGCGCGGTACTGCTGACCGGCGGCGTCGCAGGCCGCCGCTCGCTACTCCCGCACGCCCGGGTCGTCCTGCACCAACCCGCCGCCCGCGGCCAGGGCACCATCCCCGACCTGATCCTGCAGGCCGACGAACTGGTCCGGACGCGCGCGCAAGTCGAAGCCATCCTGTCCAAACACACCGGCCAATCGGTGGAAACCCTCCGGCACGACACCGACCGCGACCGCGTCTTCACCGCCCAGGCGGCCATCGATTACGGCATCGTCGACCAAGTCCTCGAGCCACGGGACTGACCGGGTCAGAAGACCGGCGCGATGGGCAACCGTCGCCTGCGGCAGGCTCCAGCCGGGACCCCACTGCGGCGGCGCGTACCGCCTGCGGTGGGATCTCCCGGCCAGAGCCCGCTGGATTCAGTGGGCTACACCACCGGGGAATCCATTCAAGATCATCAGGCCCTGATGGCGGCCCGTACTCGCGCGATGCCGCCCCGAAGTCCTGATGATCATGAAGTGCGGTGGGTACCGGCGTGCGCGGGCAGGGCGGGTGGTGTTGCGGGGAACCGACAAGCAGGGAGCCGTGCGAGAAACGCTATGCCGCGAGGAGTAGTCCGTTGTAGCGGGAGTTCGCACGCGGGGCGATCGAGCGCGTCGAGTCGGGCCGGCTGTGCCGGATCAAGTCGTCGGCGACCTGATGGATGAGACCACCGAGCGAAGTGCCCAGCGCCCCAGCCATAGCGGCAACCATCTCACTGGAAGGCTCCTTGAGCCCGCGCTCGACCTCGGAAAGATACTGCGGCGAAACCCCCGCCCGCCCAGCGGTTTCCGCAAGCGTCTCGCGCTGCTCCTGCCTCAGCGTGCGCAGGCGCTGCCCCAACGCCTCGCGCCACAGAAGTTCACGAACAGCCCGACGTCCACCCGGAGCCGACGGCCGCCGATCGACCGGAACCAACGGCCGCCGTTCGAGCGGAGGCGCCGAAGACAGCTCCCGGGAAACCCCCGACTCCGCACGGTGAGGCTGATGGTCCCGCCCCCCGGGAATCGCGCGCAGTCGCGGCGTCTCGGCCCGCGGAATCTCAACGCTCGGATGCTCGCTCATAATTGGAGCGTACGACCGCACCCCATTGCCGCGCCTGCCCATCTGCTCTGGGCGAACACAGCCATGGGCAGGCCCGCACACCCCGTGATCGTCCGCGTCGAGACCTTCCCCCACCAAATTGGCGCCAAGGACTCCGACGCCTACACCGAATACTGGCCCCTCCTCACGTGGACGCAAGTTCCCGGGGCGCGGTCACGGGCGGTGGTCGGCATACCCCCCGCCGGTGGGCACCCGTACCGCACTCCACCGACGGGAGTCATATCGGGGCATTTCAAGATCACCTAACCCCGATGTAACTCCCGCCGATGACCGTCGGAGCCCGAAGTTGGTGGCCCCCACTGCTCAGTGCGGTTTGGGGCGTCAGCAGGGCTTGCCGGTTTCGGCGTGGAAGCAACCGCCCTCGGCTGGGACCGGCGGCGGAGGTGTGAATCCGGGTGGCCATGCGGTCTTCGAGTTGTACTTCACCCCACCGAGGAGTGCCCCGTTGAGGTTCGCGGACTCGAGGTGCGCGTCGCCGAGATCAGCCCCGGCCAACGTGGTACCACCCATCTCGGTGCCCTGAAACCACGCGTCGGTGAGAGTTGCGCCCGTGAAGTCCGCGTTCTCCAGGCGTGCTCGGTCGAACGAGGCAAAGGAAAGGTGGCCGCCCATCAGGGCAGCTCGGCGCAGATCCGCATGCTTGAGGGTCGCGCCGGTCAAGTCTGCCGCGCTCAAATTGACGCCGGTCAGATCGGCATTCTCGAGACGGGTCCAGGCAAGGTTGGCTGCCGCGAGGTTGACGCCGGTGAGGTTCAGCCCGGTCAATCGCAGTTCTGCCAGCCGAGATCCGGACAGATCGACGGGATGCGTGTCGTGCTGGCGATCGCGGCGGCTGATCACGACGACGGCCGCCTGGATATCGAGTCCGACGCGTTGGCCGGCCGCGGGTCCATCGGCAGGCGAGTGGGTACGGACGAACGCACCGAGCACGTCGAAGACGGTCATGTGGTCCTGCGGGGAGTCACGGGCGAGGCGCTCGAGCAGATAGATTCCGCCGAGCCGAACGTCGATCTTGTCCGA encodes:
- a CDS encoding ClpP family protease, with the translated sequence MAQDDKTPSFNWRVREQLFGRRILVLDGPLDDDNGALLMTQLLTLAAEDPEAGISLWIHSPGGSVPAMLAIRDVMRLVPCEVSTLALGLACSAGQFLLSAGTPGRRFALPHARILMHQGSAGIGGSAVEVEVQAGDLRHTVQTVLGLISEDTGQPYDQIFDDSLHDRWFTATQAREYGFIDGIVDSFWQVVPQRQKVGIA
- a CDS encoding helix-turn-helix domain-containing protein; its protein translation is MSEHPSVEIPRAETPRLRAIPGGRDHQPHRAESGVSRELSSAPPLERRPLVPVDRRPSAPGGRRAVRELLWREALGQRLRTLRQEQRETLAETAGRAGVSPQYLSEVERGLKEPSSEMVAAMAGALGTSLGGLIHQVADDLIRHSRPDSTRSIAPRANSRYNGLLLAA
- a CDS encoding pentapeptide repeat-containing protein — its product is MLRRVVLAVVGWGGWTKLAAIATTVAALGALWFTSKSLAATADQYRLAQQTQVTERFSKAVEGLSSDKIDVRLGGIYLLERLARDSPQDHMTVFDVLGAFVRTHSPADGPAAGQRVGLDIQAAVVVISRRDRQHDTHPVDLSGSRLAELRLTGLNLTGVNLAAANLAWTRLENADLTGVNLSAADLTGATLKHADLRRAALMGGHLSFASFDRARLENADFTGATLTDAWFQGTEMGGTTLAGADLGDAHLESANLNGALLGGVKYNSKTAWPPGFTPPPPVPAEGGCFHAETGKPC
- a CDS encoding ClpP family protease, which codes for MSSYTIPNVIAQHPRGERIMDVYSHLLTERIVYLGTPIDSGVANALIAQLLHLDAESPGQDINLYINCEGGDLTAMLALYDTMQHIHSPVVTTCVGQAIAVGAVLLTGGVAGRRSLLPHARVVLHQPAARGQGTIPDLILQADELVRTRAQVEAILSKHTGQSVETLRHDTDRDRVFTAQAAIDYGIVDQVLEPRD